In the Kribbella sp. NBC_00482 genome, one interval contains:
- a CDS encoding copper resistance CopC family protein, producing MRRLIAVLVASLFTLVVSAGVAAAHAKLESMTPTDGSSMAAPPTKVVLTFNEPVGSNGTQVQVKAPSGTNVANGDVQVVDNTVTQPVGAMIEAGKYTVEARVVSADGHPITISGAFTVTHAGHPATQPADAPAQPEGNSNTVTIVAMCLVMLVVVALAVVIVRRRPAS from the coding sequence GCGTCGCTGTTCACGCTGGTGGTCTCCGCCGGCGTGGCAGCGGCGCACGCCAAGCTCGAGTCGATGACGCCGACCGACGGTTCGTCGATGGCCGCGCCGCCGACGAAGGTGGTGCTGACCTTCAACGAGCCGGTCGGGTCCAACGGGACGCAGGTGCAGGTGAAGGCGCCGAGCGGTACGAACGTCGCGAACGGTGACGTCCAGGTGGTCGACAACACGGTCACCCAGCCGGTCGGCGCGATGATCGAGGCCGGCAAGTACACGGTCGAGGCCCGCGTGGTCTCGGCCGACGGCCATCCGATCACGATCAGCGGCGCCTTCACCGTCACGCACGCCGGCCACCCCGCCACCCAGCCCGCCGATGCTCCGGCGCAGCCCGAGGGCAACTCCAACACGGTGACGATCGTCGCGATGTGCCTGGTGATGCTCGTAGTCGTGGCGTTGGCCGTGGTGATCGTCCGCCGCCGTCCGGCCTCATGA